One Ricinus communis isolate WT05 ecotype wild-type chromosome 7, ASM1957865v1, whole genome shotgun sequence genomic region harbors:
- the LOC107262220 gene encoding uncharacterized mitochondrial protein AtMg00810-like codes for MKLNENGEVEKYKARLVAKGYTQKHGVDDTKVFAPLDVKSAFLHGELSEAIFIEQPPGYEKNVREVGKILIACLYVDDLIFTGNDEEMFIEFKSSMMREFDMTDLGKMRYFLGIEVLQSGDGIFICQKRYAQEVLARFNMDNCNPVQNPIIPGCRLTRDENGARVDSSRYKQLIGSLMYLTATRPDIMFIVSLLSRYMEQPTELHFQVAKRVLRYIKGTFEFGVFYKRGGDAELIAFTDSDYAGDSDDRRSTSGFVFLLNSRVVSWFSKKQTIVTLSTTEAEFVTAAACACQTVWLKRILQSFDHVQSDGTTIFCYNSSAVALSKNPVLHGQSKHIDIRFHFLRELTKDGVVKLVHCGAQEQVVDIMTKPLKLDLFIKFRSLLGVCAAPSIN; via the exons ATGAAGCTCAATGAAAATGGTGAAGTAGAGAAATACAAAGCACGTCTGGTTGCAAAGGGTTACACCCAAAAACATGGTGTGGACGACACTAAAGTCTTTGCCCCT TTGGATGTTAAGTCTGCGTTCCTGCATGGAGAACTTAGTGAAGCGATTTTTATTGAGCAGCCACCTGGGTATGAGAAAAATG TTAGAGAAGTAGGTAAAATTCTGATTGCTTGTctttatgttgatgatttaatttttactggAAATGATGAGGAAATGTTCATTGAATTTAAAAGTTCTATGATGCGTGAGTTTGACATGACAGACCTTGGAAAAATGAGGTATTTCCTTGGTATAGAAGTACTGCAGAGTGGAGATGGAATTTTCATTTGCCAAAAGAGGTATGCCCAGGAGGTTTTAGCAAGGTTTAATATGGATAATTGTAATCCAGTCCAAAATCCAATTATTCCAGGTTGCAGACTCACAAGGGATGAAAATGGAGCAAGAGTAGATAGTAGCCGTTATAAGCAATTAATTGGCAGCTTAATGTATTTAACTGCCACCCGGCCTGATATCATGTTTATCGTGAGTCTTTTAAGCAGATATATGGAGCAGCCAACTGAACTTCATTTTCAAGTTGCTAAAAGGGTGTTAAGATATATAAAAGGAACATTTGAATTTGGCGTATTTTATAAAAGGGGAGGAGATGCAGAGCTGATTGCATTTACTGATAGTGATTATGCTGGCGATTCTGATGATAGAAGGAGTACATCAGGTTTTGTTTTTCTACTGAATTCAAGGGTGGTTTCTTGGTTttcaaagaaacaaacaatAGTCACTTTATCTACCACTGAAGCTGAGTTTGTTACGGCAGCTGCTTGTGCTTGCCAAACAGTTTGGTTGAAGAGAATTTTGCAGAGTTTTGATCATGTTCAAAGTGATGGTACAACGATTTTCTGTTATAATAGTTCAGCTGTTGCACTCTCAAAAAATCCTGTACTACATGGTCAAAGCAAACATATAGATATCCGGTTTCATTTTCTTCGTGAACTAACTAAGGATGGAGTTGTGAAGTTGGTTCATTGTGGAGCACAAGAACAAGTTGTAGACATAATGACCAAGCCATTGAAGCTAGATTTGTTCATTAAGTTTCGAAGTCTTCTGGGTGTCTGTGCCGCTCCAAGTATAAACTGA
- the LOC8269366 gene encoding ABC transporter I family member 10 isoform X1: MSTALQSHCLLATAQGSRSNMTDNFAIEGRNLSFSFATRQGKLLPILKDCSLDVPSGQLWMLLGPNGCGKSTLLKILAGLLQPTSGALYVKRPKSFVFQNPDHQVVMPTVEADVSFGLGKFNLTEDEVRHRVSKALDAVGMATYMQRPVQTLSGGQKQRIAIAGALAERCKVLLLDELTTFLDNNDQIGVIKAVKSSLAASGEITALWVTHRLEELEYADGAFYMENGRIVKRGNGSSIMNFIKDRQSTYINQINS; encoded by the exons ATGTCGACAGCACTTCAATCTCACTGCCTCCTTGCCACTGCACAAGGAAGCAG GAGTAACATGACTGACAATTTCGCGATTGAAGGTAGGAATCTGAGCTTCTCATTCGCAACAAGGCAGGGGAAATTGCTTCCCATTCTCAAAGACTGCTCCCTCGATGTTCCCTCCGGACAGCTTTGGATGCTTCTCGGACCAAATGGCTGCGGAAAGTCTACCCTTTTGAAG ATTTTGGCTGGTCTTTTACAGCCAACCAGTGGGGCACTGTATGTGAAAAGGCCTAAGAGCTTTGTTTTCCAAAATCCAGACCATCAG GTTGTGATGCCCACAGTTGAAGCTGATGTATCATTTGGCCTTGGTAAGTTCAACCTGACTGAGGATGAAGTTAGGCATAGGGTGTCAAAAGCTCTGGATGCTGTTGGCATGGCTACCTATATGCAA AGGCCAGTTCAAACCCTAAGTGGGGGCCAAAAGCAAAGGATTGCCATTGCTGGTGCTCTAGCTGAAAGATGCAAAGTGCTTTTATTGGATGAGCTCACAACATTCTTGGATAATAATGATCAG ATTGGGGTGATCAAAGCAGTCAAGAGTTCTTTGGCTGCATCTGGTGAAATCACAGCTCTATGGGTAACCCATCGGTTAGAAGAACTCGAGTATGCAGATGGTGCTTTCTATATGGAAAACGGGAGAATTGTCAAGCGTGGTAATGGATCAAGCATAATGAATTTCATCAAAGACAGGCAATCCACATACATCAACCAAATTAATTCTTGA
- the LOC8269366 gene encoding ABC transporter I family member 10 isoform X2, whose amino-acid sequence MSTALQSHCLLATAQGSRSNMTDNFAIEGRNLSFSFATRQGKLLPILKDCSLDVPSGQLWMLLGPNGCGKSTLLKPTSGALYVKRPKSFVFQNPDHQVVMPTVEADVSFGLGKFNLTEDEVRHRVSKALDAVGMATYMQRPVQTLSGGQKQRIAIAGALAERCKVLLLDELTTFLDNNDQIGVIKAVKSSLAASGEITALWVTHRLEELEYADGAFYMENGRIVKRGNGSSIMNFIKDRQSTYINQINS is encoded by the exons ATGTCGACAGCACTTCAATCTCACTGCCTCCTTGCCACTGCACAAGGAAGCAG GAGTAACATGACTGACAATTTCGCGATTGAAGGTAGGAATCTGAGCTTCTCATTCGCAACAAGGCAGGGGAAATTGCTTCCCATTCTCAAAGACTGCTCCCTCGATGTTCCCTCCGGACAGCTTTGGATGCTTCTCGGACCAAATGGCTGCGGAAAGTCTACCCTTTTGAAG CCAACCAGTGGGGCACTGTATGTGAAAAGGCCTAAGAGCTTTGTTTTCCAAAATCCAGACCATCAG GTTGTGATGCCCACAGTTGAAGCTGATGTATCATTTGGCCTTGGTAAGTTCAACCTGACTGAGGATGAAGTTAGGCATAGGGTGTCAAAAGCTCTGGATGCTGTTGGCATGGCTACCTATATGCAA AGGCCAGTTCAAACCCTAAGTGGGGGCCAAAAGCAAAGGATTGCCATTGCTGGTGCTCTAGCTGAAAGATGCAAAGTGCTTTTATTGGATGAGCTCACAACATTCTTGGATAATAATGATCAG ATTGGGGTGATCAAAGCAGTCAAGAGTTCTTTGGCTGCATCTGGTGAAATCACAGCTCTATGGGTAACCCATCGGTTAGAAGAACTCGAGTATGCAGATGGTGCTTTCTATATGGAAAACGGGAGAATTGTCAAGCGTGGTAATGGATCAAGCATAATGAATTTCATCAAAGACAGGCAATCCACATACATCAACCAAATTAATTCTTGA
- the LOC8269366 gene encoding ABC transporter I family member 10 isoform X3, translating into MSTALQSHCLLATAQGSRSNMTDNFAIEGRNLSFSFATRQGKLLPILKDCSLDVPSGQLWMLLGPNGCGKSTLLKILAGLLQPTSGALYVKRPKSFVFQNPDHQVVMPTVEADVSFGLGKFNLTEDEVRHRVSKALDAVGMATYMQRPVQTLSGGQKQRIAIAGALAERCKVLLLDELTTFLDNNDQIICYD; encoded by the exons ATGTCGACAGCACTTCAATCTCACTGCCTCCTTGCCACTGCACAAGGAAGCAG GAGTAACATGACTGACAATTTCGCGATTGAAGGTAGGAATCTGAGCTTCTCATTCGCAACAAGGCAGGGGAAATTGCTTCCCATTCTCAAAGACTGCTCCCTCGATGTTCCCTCCGGACAGCTTTGGATGCTTCTCGGACCAAATGGCTGCGGAAAGTCTACCCTTTTGAAG ATTTTGGCTGGTCTTTTACAGCCAACCAGTGGGGCACTGTATGTGAAAAGGCCTAAGAGCTTTGTTTTCCAAAATCCAGACCATCAG GTTGTGATGCCCACAGTTGAAGCTGATGTATCATTTGGCCTTGGTAAGTTCAACCTGACTGAGGATGAAGTTAGGCATAGGGTGTCAAAAGCTCTGGATGCTGTTGGCATGGCTACCTATATGCAA AGGCCAGTTCAAACCCTAAGTGGGGGCCAAAAGCAAAGGATTGCCATTGCTGGTGCTCTAGCTGAAAGATGCAAAGTGCTTTTATTGGATGAGCTCACAACATTCTTGGATAATAATGATCAG ATAATATGTTATGATTGA